The Ziziphus jujuba cultivar Dongzao chromosome 7, ASM3175591v1 genome includes a region encoding these proteins:
- the LOC107409661 gene encoding uncharacterized protein LOC107409661, protein MSLSSTELFTSSSSPFTLYFAPSPPKNPSFLFFQFTSRHSSHSRLKLSNPSGFGSIRIRQSRIRAFDSDGTLRRDGTVSSSSFSLDSFLSVAESLCIFSSAIVAIGFTLNCAVPSSKKTFLEVMGTKVLPYGVVMMVIGVGIGAWIRRRQWRRICRESVKGGLEVNLLERIEKLEEDLKSSATIIRVLSRQLEKLGIRFRVTRKTLKKPIAETAALAKKNSEATRALAVQEDILEKELGEIQKVLLAMQEQQQKQLELILAIGKSAKLWETRQETNKEQNKIEIHDLTEDGIKQKEAHQI, encoded by the exons ATGTCGCTATCTTCTACGGAACTCTTCACCTCCTCATCTTCTCCTTTCACTCTCTACTTCGCTCCCTCTCCTCCCAAAAACCCTAGCTTTCTCTTCTTCCAATTCACTTCCCGCCATTCCTCGCATTCAAGGCTTAAGCTTTCGAATCCTTCTGGTTTTGGTTCCATCAGGATTCGGCAATCTCGAATCAGAGCTTTCGACTCAGATGGCACTTTGCGGAGAGATGGAACGGTCAGTAGCAGCAGTTTCAGTCTCGATTCCTTTCTTTCTGTAGCTGAATCTTTGTGTATATTCTCGTCCGCTATTGTTGCGATTGGCTTCACGCTTAATTGCGCCGTTCCGAGCTCGAAGAAGACTTTTTTGGAGGTAATGGGGACAAAGGTTTTGCCCTATGGGGTTGTGATGATGGTGATTGGGGTTGGAATTGGGGCGTGGATTAGGAGGAGGCAATGGAGGAGGATATGCAGAGAGTCGGTGAAGGGTGGGCTGGAGGTGAACTTGCTGGAGAGGATTGAGAAATTGGAGGAGGATTTGAAGAGCTCCGCTACCATAATTCGTGTTTTGTCTAGACAGCTTGAGAAGTTGGGTATACGTTTTCGTGTTACTCGCAAAACTCTGAAGAAGCCCATCGCTGAG ACTGCAGCTTTGGCTAAAAAAAATTCTGAGGCCACTCGAGCTTTAGCAGTCCAGGAAGACATTCTGGAGAAGGAGCTTGGTGAAATTCAAAAGGTTTTGCTGGCTATGCAG GAGCAACAGCAAAAACAACTTGAGCTGATACTTGCGATTGGGAAGAGTGCAAAATTATGGGAAACCAGACAGGAAACcaataaagaacaaaataagATTGAAATACATGATTTGACGGAGGATGGTATAAAGCAGAAGGAAGCTCACCAAATATAA